The following are encoded in a window of Urocitellus parryii isolate mUroPar1 chromosome 7, mUroPar1.hap1, whole genome shotgun sequence genomic DNA:
- the LOC144255867 gene encoding olfactory receptor 1E16-like codes for MKKNQTHISEFLLLGLPIQPEHQNLFCALFLVMYLTTILGNLLIIVLICLDSHLHTPMYLFLRNLSFSDLCFSCVTMPKLLQNMQSPVPSIPCLTQIYFFIFFGHLGNFILVAMAYDGYVAICFLLHYTTIMSPKLCLSLVVFSWVLTTFYSLLHTLLLPRLSFCADNVIPHFFCEISALLKLACSDTRVNELVILVVGGIFAVIPFLLILLSYTKIMSSILKVPSARGIYKVFSTCGSHLSVVSLFYGTIIGLYLCPSANNSTVKDTVMALMYTVVTPMLNPFIYSLRNRDIKGALRRVLCRKKILF; via the coding sequence atgaaaaaaaaccaaactcaCATCTCAGAgttcctcctcctgggcctgcccATCCAGCCCGAGCACCAAAACCTATTCTGTGCCTTATTCTTGGTCATGTATCTTACCACCATCCTGGGGAACCTCCTCATCATTGTCCTCATTTGCCTGGACTCCCATCTCCACACTCCCATGTATTTGTTTCTCAGAAACTTGTCcttctctgacctctgcttttcctgtgtcaccatgcccaaaTTGCTACAGAACATGCAGAGTCCAGTTCCATCCATCCCCTGCCTAACCCaaatttacttcttcattttttttggtcACCTTGGGAATTTCATCCTTGTGGCCATGGCCTATGACGGCTATGTAGCCATCTGCTTCCTGCTGCACTATACCACCATCATGAGCCCCAAGCTCTGTCTCTCCCTGGTGGTGTTTTCCTGGGTGCTGACCACATTCTATTCCTTGTTGCACACCCTGCTTCTTCCCAGATTATCCTTCTGTGCAGACAATGTGATCCCacactttttctgtgaaatatctgcCCTGCTCAAGCTGGCCTGCTCTGACACTCGTGTTAATGAGTTGGTGATACTTGTCGTAGGAGGAATTTTTGCTGTCATCCCATTCTTACTAATTCTTTTGTCCTATACAAAGATCATGTCCTCCATCCTCAAGGTCCCTTCTGCTCGTGGTATCTACAAGGTCTTCTCTACCTGTGGCTCCCACCTCTCTGTGGTGTCACTGTTTTATGGAACAATTATTGGTCTCTACTTATGTCCATCAGCTAATAATTCTACTGTGAAAGACACTGTCATGGCTCTGATGTACACGGTGGTGactcccatgctgaaccccttcatctacagcctgaggaacagagaTATAAAGGGAGCCCTCAGACGGGTCCTTTGTAGGAAGAAAATTCTCTTCTGA